A section of the Oreochromis niloticus isolate F11D_XX linkage group LG9, O_niloticus_UMD_NMBU, whole genome shotgun sequence genome encodes:
- the LOC100694393 gene encoding enhancer of polycomb homolog 1 isoform X1 has translation MSKLSFRARALDASKPLPVFRCEDLPDLHEYASINRAVPQMPTGMEKEEESEHHLQRAISAQQVYGEKRDNMVIPVPEAECNITHYESLYPGEFKMPKQLIHIQPFSLDTEQPDYDLDSEDETFVNKLRKKMEITALQFEEMIDRLEKGSGQQLVSLQEAKLLLKEDDELIKEVFDYWSRKRKTSKGGCLIPSVKQEKRDGSSTSDPYVAFRRRTEKMQTRKNRKNDEASYEKMLKLRRDLSRAVTILEMIKRREKSKRELLHLTLEIVEKRNVLPDFGSEVMAEALAQRALVKPVYTIPIIPLSSSNQYRHQDHLDMKDYKKPEKTEAVRTKRKYEKKPKILPLSAPQHSGPSVFNPKDLNQYDFPSSDEEPFSQIHSGSSEAEEENDPDGCYAFRRKAGCQYYACRPDKSGSWPWVSPLDGGLGDPRFRYCLTSLNIPRRCIGLSRRRVGRGGRILLDRAHTDVDNICQSLDSDPEPEPLASPLPSSPLHNSNASTSETNTSDPTSSSHLPPSSSPLSSLKPKDLSQILLNIKSCRWRHFRPRTLSHHPLGGDLSRRGFRDFSRTVSGLNRTLSGGASAQNRIGPATTPVNVFTAEQYQQHQEQLALMQKQQLEQSEQQQQQANIVPTTTNTQALISKTLDQASAQFAASALVTTDQLLACKSKEDPVPVVTSGVNGILPSAGVFKGLHLSSTTAAHHQTNQTTHTTTTAAPTFLQPSSNSATPSPANAVPTSLNSNPGAHAAAALGLLGCSAASATPATTQVLLGNNICLGVPSAASLAARHIPRTLGNVPPSALKLSTTTNLQMPKVSGATSMDMSSRENHDEEKPALNNIADNTVAMEVT, from the exons gAGCACCATCTCCAGCGGGCCATCTCGGCGCAGCAGGTATATGGCGAGAAGCGGGACAACATGGTTATCCCCGTCCCCGAGGCGGAGTGCAACATCACGCACTACGAGTCCCTCTACCCTGGGGAGTTCAAAATGCCAAAGCAGCTTATTCACATACAGC CTTTTAGTTTGGATACAGAGCAGCCAGACTATGACCTAGATTCAGAGGATGAGACGTTTGTGAATAAGCTGAGGAAGAAAATGGAAATCACTGCCCTGCAGTTTGAAGAAATGATAGACCGGCTGGAAAAAGGCAGTGGACAGCAG CTTGTCAGTCTACAGGAAGCCAAACTGCTGCTGAAGGAGGACGATGAACTGATCAAGGAGGTCTTTGACTACTGGAGCCGGAAGAGGAAAACCAGCAAGGGTGGCTGCCTCATCCCCAGCGTCAAGCAGGAGAAGAGGGATGGCTCTAGCACCAGCGACCCTTATGTGGCCTTTCGCCGACGAACAGAGAAGATGCAGACTAGGAAG AATCGAAAGAATGATGAGGCCTCATATGAGAAGATGCTGAAGCTGCGCAGGGACCTGAGTCGAGCTGTCACCATCTTAGAGATGATcaaaagaagagagaagagCAAGAGGGAACTGTTGCACCTCACACTGGAAATTGTGGAAAAGAG AAATGTGTTGCCAGACTTTGGCAGTGAGGTGATGGCAGAAGCACTGGCACAGCGGGCTCTGGTGAAGCCTGTTTACACCATCCCCATCATTCCTCTGTCCAGCAGTAACCAGTACAGACATCAGGACCACTTGGACATGAAGGACTACAAGAAA CCCGAGAAGACAGAGGCAGTTCGAACCAAAAGGAAATATGAAAAGAAACCCAAAATCCTGCCTCTGTCAGCGCCTCAACATTCAGGGCCCTCTGTGTTCAATCCCAAGGACCTTAACCAGTATGATTTCCCCAGCTCAGATGAAGAACCATTCTCACAG ATCCATTCAGGTTCCTCAGAGGCAGAAGAAGAGAATGACCCAGATGGCTGCTATGCGTTCAGGAGGAAGGCCGGCTGTCAGTACTACGCT TGTCGTCCAGACAAGAGTGGCAGCTGGCCCTGGGTAAGCCCGTTGGATGGTGGGCTCGGTGACCCACGCTTCCGCTACTGTCTGACCTCGCTGAACATCCCAAGGCGCTGCATAGGTTTGTCAAGGCGCCGTGTGGGCAGAGGCGGCAG GATCTTGTTGGACAGAGCGCACACAGATGTAGACAACATCTGCCAGAGCCTGGACTCTGACCCAGAGCCCGAACCACTCGCCTCACCACTTCCAAGCTCTCCGCTCCACAACTCCAACGCCAGTACCTCAGAAACCAATACCTCGGACCCAACCAGCTCCTCCCACCTTCCCCCATCTTCATCACCCCTGTCGTCATTAAAACCGAAGGACCTCAGCCAGATTCTTTTGAACATTAAATCTTGCCGCTGGAGGCACTTCAGACCACGGACGCTATCTCATCACCCTTTGGGTGGAGATTTGTCACGCAGAGGATTTAGGGATTTTAGTCGGACTGTGTCGGGACTAAACCGAACCCTGTCTGGAGGAGCCAGCGCCCAGAATCGCATTGGGCCAGCCACCACTCCTGTAAATG TGTTCACGGCTGAGCAGTACCAGCAGCACCAGGAGCAGCTGGCCCTCATGCAGAAACAGCAGCTGGAGCAGAgcgaacagcagcagcaacaagccAACATTGTTCCTACAACTACCAACACACAG GCGCTCATATCCAAGACATTAGACCAGGCCAGCGCCCAGTTTGCTGCTTCAGCCCTCGTCACCACGGATCAGCTGCTGGCTTGTAAGTCCAAAGAGGACCCAGTACCAGTAGTCACGAGTGGAGTCAATGGGATCCTCCCAAGTGCAG GTGTTTTCAAAGGTTTGCACCTATCCAGCACAACAGCAGCCCATCACCAGACCAACCAGACGACGCACACTACCACCACCGCAGCCCCCACTTTCCTCCAACCTTCCTCCAACTCGGCCACCCCTTCGCCCGCAAATGCCGTCCCCACCTCCCTCAACTCCAACCCCGGCGCTCATGCAGCAGCGGCACTGGGGCTCCTGGGGTGCAGCGCTGCCAGTGCCACCCCTGCCACCACTCAGGTCCTCCTCGGGAACAACATCTGTCTGGGCGTGCCGTCGGCCGCCAGCCTGGCTGCACGCCACATCCCCCGGACCCTTGGCAATGTGCCACCCTCTGCCTTAAAGCTGTCCACCACCACCAACTTGCAGATGCCCAAAGTATCTGGAGCAACATCCATGGACATGAGCTCCAG GGAAAATCACGATGAAGAGAAGCCAGCACTGAACAATATAGCAGACAACACAGTGGCCATGGAGGTGACGTAG
- the LOC100694393 gene encoding enhancer of polycomb homolog 1 isoform X2: protein MSKLSFRARALDASKPLPVFRCEDLPDLHEYASINRAVPQMPTGMEKEEESEHHLQRAISAQQVYGEKRDNMVIPVPEAECNITHYESLYPGEFKMPKQLIHIQPFSLDTEQPDYDLDSEDETFVNKLRKKMEITALQFEEMIDRLEKGSGQQLVSLQEAKLLLKEDDELIKEVFDYWSRKRKTSKGGCLIPSVKQEKRDGSSTSDPYVAFRRRTEKMQTRKNRKNDEASYEKMLKLRRDLSRAVTILEMIKRREKSKRELLHLTLEIVEKRNVLPDFGSEVMAEALAQRALVKPVYTIPIIPLSSSNQYRHQDHLDMKDYKKPEKTEAVRTKRKYEKKPKILPLSAPQHSGPSVFNPKDLNQYDFPSSDEEPFSQIHSGSSEAEEENDPDGCYAFRRKAGCQYYACRPDKSGSWPWVSPLDGGLGDPRFRYCLTSLNIPRRCIGLSRRRVGRGGRILLDRAHTDVDNICQSLDSDPEPEPLASPLPSSPLHNSNASTSETNTSDPTSSSHLPPSSSPLSSLKPKDLSQILLNIKSCRWRHFRPRTLSHHPLGGDLSRRGFRDFSRTVSGLNRTLSGGASAQNRIGPATTPVNVFTAEQYQQHQEQLALMQKQQLEQSEQQQQQANIVPTTTNTQALISKTLDQASAQFAASALVTTDQLLACKSKEDPVPVVTSGVNGILPSAGVFKGLHLSSTTAAHHQTNQTTHTTTTAAPTFLQPSSNSATPSPANAVPTSLNSNPGAHAAAALGLLGCSAASATPATTQVLLGNNICLGVPSAASLAARHIPRTLGNVPPSALKLSTTTNLQMPKVSGATSMDMSSR from the exons gAGCACCATCTCCAGCGGGCCATCTCGGCGCAGCAGGTATATGGCGAGAAGCGGGACAACATGGTTATCCCCGTCCCCGAGGCGGAGTGCAACATCACGCACTACGAGTCCCTCTACCCTGGGGAGTTCAAAATGCCAAAGCAGCTTATTCACATACAGC CTTTTAGTTTGGATACAGAGCAGCCAGACTATGACCTAGATTCAGAGGATGAGACGTTTGTGAATAAGCTGAGGAAGAAAATGGAAATCACTGCCCTGCAGTTTGAAGAAATGATAGACCGGCTGGAAAAAGGCAGTGGACAGCAG CTTGTCAGTCTACAGGAAGCCAAACTGCTGCTGAAGGAGGACGATGAACTGATCAAGGAGGTCTTTGACTACTGGAGCCGGAAGAGGAAAACCAGCAAGGGTGGCTGCCTCATCCCCAGCGTCAAGCAGGAGAAGAGGGATGGCTCTAGCACCAGCGACCCTTATGTGGCCTTTCGCCGACGAACAGAGAAGATGCAGACTAGGAAG AATCGAAAGAATGATGAGGCCTCATATGAGAAGATGCTGAAGCTGCGCAGGGACCTGAGTCGAGCTGTCACCATCTTAGAGATGATcaaaagaagagagaagagCAAGAGGGAACTGTTGCACCTCACACTGGAAATTGTGGAAAAGAG AAATGTGTTGCCAGACTTTGGCAGTGAGGTGATGGCAGAAGCACTGGCACAGCGGGCTCTGGTGAAGCCTGTTTACACCATCCCCATCATTCCTCTGTCCAGCAGTAACCAGTACAGACATCAGGACCACTTGGACATGAAGGACTACAAGAAA CCCGAGAAGACAGAGGCAGTTCGAACCAAAAGGAAATATGAAAAGAAACCCAAAATCCTGCCTCTGTCAGCGCCTCAACATTCAGGGCCCTCTGTGTTCAATCCCAAGGACCTTAACCAGTATGATTTCCCCAGCTCAGATGAAGAACCATTCTCACAG ATCCATTCAGGTTCCTCAGAGGCAGAAGAAGAGAATGACCCAGATGGCTGCTATGCGTTCAGGAGGAAGGCCGGCTGTCAGTACTACGCT TGTCGTCCAGACAAGAGTGGCAGCTGGCCCTGGGTAAGCCCGTTGGATGGTGGGCTCGGTGACCCACGCTTCCGCTACTGTCTGACCTCGCTGAACATCCCAAGGCGCTGCATAGGTTTGTCAAGGCGCCGTGTGGGCAGAGGCGGCAG GATCTTGTTGGACAGAGCGCACACAGATGTAGACAACATCTGCCAGAGCCTGGACTCTGACCCAGAGCCCGAACCACTCGCCTCACCACTTCCAAGCTCTCCGCTCCACAACTCCAACGCCAGTACCTCAGAAACCAATACCTCGGACCCAACCAGCTCCTCCCACCTTCCCCCATCTTCATCACCCCTGTCGTCATTAAAACCGAAGGACCTCAGCCAGATTCTTTTGAACATTAAATCTTGCCGCTGGAGGCACTTCAGACCACGGACGCTATCTCATCACCCTTTGGGTGGAGATTTGTCACGCAGAGGATTTAGGGATTTTAGTCGGACTGTGTCGGGACTAAACCGAACCCTGTCTGGAGGAGCCAGCGCCCAGAATCGCATTGGGCCAGCCACCACTCCTGTAAATG TGTTCACGGCTGAGCAGTACCAGCAGCACCAGGAGCAGCTGGCCCTCATGCAGAAACAGCAGCTGGAGCAGAgcgaacagcagcagcaacaagccAACATTGTTCCTACAACTACCAACACACAG GCGCTCATATCCAAGACATTAGACCAGGCCAGCGCCCAGTTTGCTGCTTCAGCCCTCGTCACCACGGATCAGCTGCTGGCTTGTAAGTCCAAAGAGGACCCAGTACCAGTAGTCACGAGTGGAGTCAATGGGATCCTCCCAAGTGCAG GTGTTTTCAAAGGTTTGCACCTATCCAGCACAACAGCAGCCCATCACCAGACCAACCAGACGACGCACACTACCACCACCGCAGCCCCCACTTTCCTCCAACCTTCCTCCAACTCGGCCACCCCTTCGCCCGCAAATGCCGTCCCCACCTCCCTCAACTCCAACCCCGGCGCTCATGCAGCAGCGGCACTGGGGCTCCTGGGGTGCAGCGCTGCCAGTGCCACCCCTGCCACCACTCAGGTCCTCCTCGGGAACAACATCTGTCTGGGCGTGCCGTCGGCCGCCAGCCTGGCTGCACGCCACATCCCCCGGACCCTTGGCAATGTGCCACCCTCTGCCTTAAAGCTGTCCACCACCACCAACTTGCAGATGCCCAAAGTATCTGGAGCAACATCCATGGACATGAGCTCCAGGTGA
- the LOC100694393 gene encoding enhancer of polycomb homolog 1 isoform X3: protein MVIPVPEAECNITHYESLYPGEFKMPKQLIHIQPFSLDTEQPDYDLDSEDETFVNKLRKKMEITALQFEEMIDRLEKGSGQQLVSLQEAKLLLKEDDELIKEVFDYWSRKRKTSKGGCLIPSVKQEKRDGSSTSDPYVAFRRRTEKMQTRKNRKNDEASYEKMLKLRRDLSRAVTILEMIKRREKSKRELLHLTLEIVEKRNVLPDFGSEVMAEALAQRALVKPVYTIPIIPLSSSNQYRHQDHLDMKDYKKPEKTEAVRTKRKYEKKPKILPLSAPQHSGPSVFNPKDLNQYDFPSSDEEPFSQIHSGSSEAEEENDPDGCYAFRRKAGCQYYACRPDKSGSWPWVSPLDGGLGDPRFRYCLTSLNIPRRCIGLSRRRVGRGGRILLDRAHTDVDNICQSLDSDPEPEPLASPLPSSPLHNSNASTSETNTSDPTSSSHLPPSSSPLSSLKPKDLSQILLNIKSCRWRHFRPRTLSHHPLGGDLSRRGFRDFSRTVSGLNRTLSGGASAQNRIGPATTPVNVFTAEQYQQHQEQLALMQKQQLEQSEQQQQQANIVPTTTNTQALISKTLDQASAQFAASALVTTDQLLACKSKEDPVPVVTSGVNGILPSAGVFKGLHLSSTTAAHHQTNQTTHTTTTAAPTFLQPSSNSATPSPANAVPTSLNSNPGAHAAAALGLLGCSAASATPATTQVLLGNNICLGVPSAASLAARHIPRTLGNVPPSALKLSTTTNLQMPKVSGATSMDMSSRENHDEEKPALNNIADNTVAMEVT, encoded by the exons ATGGTTATCCCCGTCCCCGAGGCGGAGTGCAACATCACGCACTACGAGTCCCTCTACCCTGGGGAGTTCAAAATGCCAAAGCAGCTTATTCACATACAGC CTTTTAGTTTGGATACAGAGCAGCCAGACTATGACCTAGATTCAGAGGATGAGACGTTTGTGAATAAGCTGAGGAAGAAAATGGAAATCACTGCCCTGCAGTTTGAAGAAATGATAGACCGGCTGGAAAAAGGCAGTGGACAGCAG CTTGTCAGTCTACAGGAAGCCAAACTGCTGCTGAAGGAGGACGATGAACTGATCAAGGAGGTCTTTGACTACTGGAGCCGGAAGAGGAAAACCAGCAAGGGTGGCTGCCTCATCCCCAGCGTCAAGCAGGAGAAGAGGGATGGCTCTAGCACCAGCGACCCTTATGTGGCCTTTCGCCGACGAACAGAGAAGATGCAGACTAGGAAG AATCGAAAGAATGATGAGGCCTCATATGAGAAGATGCTGAAGCTGCGCAGGGACCTGAGTCGAGCTGTCACCATCTTAGAGATGATcaaaagaagagagaagagCAAGAGGGAACTGTTGCACCTCACACTGGAAATTGTGGAAAAGAG AAATGTGTTGCCAGACTTTGGCAGTGAGGTGATGGCAGAAGCACTGGCACAGCGGGCTCTGGTGAAGCCTGTTTACACCATCCCCATCATTCCTCTGTCCAGCAGTAACCAGTACAGACATCAGGACCACTTGGACATGAAGGACTACAAGAAA CCCGAGAAGACAGAGGCAGTTCGAACCAAAAGGAAATATGAAAAGAAACCCAAAATCCTGCCTCTGTCAGCGCCTCAACATTCAGGGCCCTCTGTGTTCAATCCCAAGGACCTTAACCAGTATGATTTCCCCAGCTCAGATGAAGAACCATTCTCACAG ATCCATTCAGGTTCCTCAGAGGCAGAAGAAGAGAATGACCCAGATGGCTGCTATGCGTTCAGGAGGAAGGCCGGCTGTCAGTACTACGCT TGTCGTCCAGACAAGAGTGGCAGCTGGCCCTGGGTAAGCCCGTTGGATGGTGGGCTCGGTGACCCACGCTTCCGCTACTGTCTGACCTCGCTGAACATCCCAAGGCGCTGCATAGGTTTGTCAAGGCGCCGTGTGGGCAGAGGCGGCAG GATCTTGTTGGACAGAGCGCACACAGATGTAGACAACATCTGCCAGAGCCTGGACTCTGACCCAGAGCCCGAACCACTCGCCTCACCACTTCCAAGCTCTCCGCTCCACAACTCCAACGCCAGTACCTCAGAAACCAATACCTCGGACCCAACCAGCTCCTCCCACCTTCCCCCATCTTCATCACCCCTGTCGTCATTAAAACCGAAGGACCTCAGCCAGATTCTTTTGAACATTAAATCTTGCCGCTGGAGGCACTTCAGACCACGGACGCTATCTCATCACCCTTTGGGTGGAGATTTGTCACGCAGAGGATTTAGGGATTTTAGTCGGACTGTGTCGGGACTAAACCGAACCCTGTCTGGAGGAGCCAGCGCCCAGAATCGCATTGGGCCAGCCACCACTCCTGTAAATG TGTTCACGGCTGAGCAGTACCAGCAGCACCAGGAGCAGCTGGCCCTCATGCAGAAACAGCAGCTGGAGCAGAgcgaacagcagcagcaacaagccAACATTGTTCCTACAACTACCAACACACAG GCGCTCATATCCAAGACATTAGACCAGGCCAGCGCCCAGTTTGCTGCTTCAGCCCTCGTCACCACGGATCAGCTGCTGGCTTGTAAGTCCAAAGAGGACCCAGTACCAGTAGTCACGAGTGGAGTCAATGGGATCCTCCCAAGTGCAG GTGTTTTCAAAGGTTTGCACCTATCCAGCACAACAGCAGCCCATCACCAGACCAACCAGACGACGCACACTACCACCACCGCAGCCCCCACTTTCCTCCAACCTTCCTCCAACTCGGCCACCCCTTCGCCCGCAAATGCCGTCCCCACCTCCCTCAACTCCAACCCCGGCGCTCATGCAGCAGCGGCACTGGGGCTCCTGGGGTGCAGCGCTGCCAGTGCCACCCCTGCCACCACTCAGGTCCTCCTCGGGAACAACATCTGTCTGGGCGTGCCGTCGGCCGCCAGCCTGGCTGCACGCCACATCCCCCGGACCCTTGGCAATGTGCCACCCTCTGCCTTAAAGCTGTCCACCACCACCAACTTGCAGATGCCCAAAGTATCTGGAGCAACATCCATGGACATGAGCTCCAG GGAAAATCACGATGAAGAGAAGCCAGCACTGAACAATATAGCAGACAACACAGTGGCCATGGAGGTGACGTAG